In Setaria italica strain Yugu1 chromosome IX, Setaria_italica_v2.0, whole genome shotgun sequence, the genomic stretch AACAATTTCTAATTATATTCGCAGGCTAAAAGATTGGAATATATGTATATTAAGGAAATGAAATTAAGAAAGGAAACAGAGGAAGAACTCTCTCAGCAAATGGAAGAAACAGAATCTCTGAAGCAAGCAACTTTAATGCTCCAAAATGAGCTTGATTGGTACAGATACCAATGGAAGGAGAATGCCAGTGCACTGCAAGAGGCAAACCAGCAGAAGTGTCTTCTGGAACACCAGATATCAGAGTCAGACTCTATCGCCAGCTATTTAGGAGAGAGCATGAGAGTGTCTGATCCTCTCGTCCAGTCACTAAAGTTGGCGTACAGTAAAGTGAAGCGGGAGCGAGATGATGCGGTTAAAAAGGCAAGGGACATGCATATGGAGAAAGAGCTCACAGCACCTTGTGCCTATGGAGTAATGAACTCTGAATTCTCCTTGCTGGAGTTGGAGCAGGCTACCCAGGTCTTCAGCCGTTCACTTAACATTGGTCGAGGTGGATTTGGATCTGTCTATAAAGGTTTTCTTCGCGGCACTACAGTAGCTATAAAGATACTAGATACTGAAAGCTTGCATGCCCAGTCACAGTTTCAGCAAGAGGTAAAATGCTTCTTTTGCTATCTTATATAGGTAATTACATATACAACATTGCATTGGCAGTTTGGCACAACATGGCGTAAGAGTAAATCCAACAAGTTTTGTCATTCTAATTTATTTTTGCAGGTAGTGATACTCAGTAGAGTGAGGCATCCACATCTAGTCACCCTTATTGGAGCCTGTCCTGAAGCTTCTGCCCTTGTTTACGAGTTCTTGCCAAATGGAAGCCTAGAAGATCGTCTGAACTGTGTTGACAACACCCTGCCACTCACTTGGCAGGTGCGCATCCGAATCATCAGGGAGGTTTGCTCTGCACTGATTTTCCTTCACAAGCACAAGCCTCATCCTGTTGTGCATGGGGACCTCAAGCCAGGCAACATCCTCCTGGATGCAAACTTACTGAGTAAGGTCAGCGACTTTGGGATCTCCCGTCTTTTGCTGGAGTCCAGTGTCACTGGCAGCGACGCGCACTTCACCTCCCAGCCTATGGGGACACCGGCATACATGGACCCAGAGTTCTTTGGCACAGGGGAACTTACTCCACAGTCTGACACTTATTCCTTTGGTGTTACCATCCTGCGGCTCTTGACCGGAATGGCGCCTCTACGCCTCATAAGGGTGGTGCAGGGGGCACTGAACGATGATGACCTGCATTCTGTGTTGGATCACTCAGCAGGTGAGTGGCCTCTGGTGCAGGCGGAGCAGCTCGCAAGAATCGGGCTGCAGTGCTCGGAGCTCAGCAGGCAGAAACGCCCTGATCTTCAACGCGACGTGTGGAGGGTGATTGGACCTATCATAAAGGAAGATCATGTACCTTTGTCACAATCTTTTCGATCCATGTTCAGTGAAAGCAGTAGAACTGTTGCCATGCCATCCTATTTCCTTTGCCCAATATCTCAGGTGATACATTCTAAAACTGTAAGGTGTCTCTCTTCTTTTGGTGTTACCCGACATCAGATAGCTAAGTTTCTGCTATTGGCTGTCTTCAGGTTCTCATGAGAGATCCTCAGGTGGCAGCGGATGGCTTCACCTACGAAGCTGATGCTCTTAGAC encodes the following:
- the LOC101752569 gene encoding U-box domain-containing protein 70 isoform X2 — its product is MMLRQKSLFRDKVFVAIPEEPRDAKSILSWVMDHTSDGAEIIIIHIVTAPNFESQQQIVDSYLNQCSRKKVRAEKRVFLFNKIDEGLIHLIKIYGVTELVMGAAADRHYRRKMKAPESQTAMSVMQQAQSHCNIWFICKGKLVFFREANCCLLTKSKSARPSCGVGNPKMDLQSFLQPNLEAKRLEYMYIKEMKLRKETEEELSQQMEETESLKQATLMLQNELDWYRYQWKENASALQEANQQKCLLEHQISESDSIASYLGESMRVSDPLVQSLKLAYSKVKRERDDAVKKARDMHMEKELTAPCAYGVMNSEFSLLELEQATQVFSRSLNIGRGGFGSVYKGFLRGTTVAIKILDTESLHAQSQFQQEVVILSRVRHPHLVTLIGACPEASALVYEFLPNGSLEDRLNCVDNTLPLTWQVRIRIIREVCSALIFLHKHKPHPVVHGDLKPGNILLDANLLSKVSDFGISRLLLESSVTGSDAHFTSQPMGTPAYMDPEFFGTGELTPQSDTYSFGVTILRLLTGMAPLRLIRVVQGALNDDDLHSVLDHSAGEWPLVQAEQLARIGLQCSELSRQKRPDLQRDVWRVIGPIIKEDHVPLSQSFRSMFSESSRTVAMPSYFLCPISQVLMRDPQVAADGFTYEADALRRWLDSGHDTSPMTNKTLSNSDTIPNHSMRSAIQEYLRQNKMQELFALG
- the LOC101752569 gene encoding U-box domain-containing protein 70 isoform X1 — encoded protein: MLQIMHIRLFKLSLSATGSINLSHFALSNGQFFLYISVIRKGNWLIPYHISLVHLQGLSTLSVARMMLRQKSLFRDKVFVAIPEEPRDAKSILSWVMDHTSDGAEIIIIHIVTAPNFESQQQIVDSYLNQCSRKKVRAEKRVFLFNKIDEGLIHLIKIYGVTELVMGAAADRHYRRKMKAPESQTAMSVMQQAQSHCNIWFICKGKLVFFREANCCLLTKSKSARPSCGVGNPKMDLQSFLQPNLEAKRLEYMYIKEMKLRKETEEELSQQMEETESLKQATLMLQNELDWYRYQWKENASALQEANQQKCLLEHQISESDSIASYLGESMRVSDPLVQSLKLAYSKVKRERDDAVKKARDMHMEKELTAPCAYGVMNSEFSLLELEQATQVFSRSLNIGRGGFGSVYKGFLRGTTVAIKILDTESLHAQSQFQQEVVILSRVRHPHLVTLIGACPEASALVYEFLPNGSLEDRLNCVDNTLPLTWQVRIRIIREVCSALIFLHKHKPHPVVHGDLKPGNILLDANLLSKVSDFGISRLLLESSVTGSDAHFTSQPMGTPAYMDPEFFGTGELTPQSDTYSFGVTILRLLTGMAPLRLIRVVQGALNDDDLHSVLDHSAGEWPLVQAEQLARIGLQCSELSRQKRPDLQRDVWRVIGPIIKEDHVPLSQSFRSMFSESSRTVAMPSYFLCPISQVLMRDPQVAADGFTYEADALRRWLDSGHDTSPMTNKTLSNSDTIPNHSMRSAIQEYLRQNKMQELFALG